One genomic region from Egibacteraceae bacterium encodes:
- a CDS encoding helix-turn-helix transcriptional regulator, which yields MYDPASLGRAIAHFREQTHLKQADLADQSGLHRPYLSRLERGKATEQTERLFRVLRRLGLEVVVRRREDG from the coding sequence GTGTATGACCCTGCCTCACTGGGGCGCGCGATCGCCCACTTCCGCGAGCAGACGCACCTGAAGCAGGCCGATCTCGCCGACCAGTCCGGTCTGCACCGCCCCTACCTTTCCCGCTTGGAACGCGGGAAAGCTACCGAGCAGACCGAGCGCCTGTTCCGTGTTCTGCGCCGCCTGGGCCTGGAAGTAGTGGTCCGACGCCGGGAGGATGGCTAG
- a CDS encoding HipA domain-containing protein, with amino-acid sequence MARPAPLDLWLYGARVATVVERRTDKFQLSYTDEAFDRWPSGRPLLSVALPLIPDAHPPGAVGPFLEGLLPEGEARSILEERYGVRRGDVHGLLSEIGKDCAGAVVVVPAGHPPPDTTAGAAEPITDEELARAIRQLPERPLGDDDRVRVSLAGQQSKLLLVRAADDSWARPVDGHPSTHILKPGDDRYPGMVANEAFCLRIAQQVGLTDIDVDVLDIDGQPVLAVSRYDRTREADGSVLRLHQEDFCQALAVDTGPRGSGKYEDAGGPALADLAGVLETHNGNPEQTARLAEITMFNVAVGNADAHGKNLSVLHPPVGPLRLAPLYDVIATVLYPSVHTGVGPRPVSSDAAMRVNSIRNIHQVTAHDVLAEADRWHRGPALDGRIRSLLERLPEAVQVAAEATPGVSGALVELVSARVAALFSDGMADAAQAPGCHLHPT; translated from the coding sequence ATGGCACGGCCAGCACCGCTCGATCTGTGGCTGTACGGCGCACGCGTTGCAACCGTGGTCGAACGGCGAACCGACAAGTTCCAACTCTCCTACACCGACGAGGCGTTCGACCGGTGGCCGTCCGGCCGCCCACTGCTGTCGGTCGCACTGCCCCTGATACCGGACGCGCACCCGCCAGGCGCCGTCGGACCGTTCCTCGAAGGCCTTCTCCCCGAAGGCGAAGCTCGCAGCATCCTCGAGGAACGCTACGGCGTGCGCCGCGGTGACGTGCACGGCCTGCTCTCCGAGATCGGCAAAGACTGCGCCGGCGCCGTCGTCGTCGTGCCCGCCGGCCACCCCCCACCGGACACGACCGCCGGGGCTGCGGAACCGATCACCGATGAGGAGCTCGCCCGGGCCATCCGTCAACTGCCCGAACGCCCGCTCGGCGATGACGACCGGGTGCGCGTCTCCCTCGCCGGCCAGCAGTCCAAGCTGCTGCTCGTCCGCGCCGCTGACGACAGCTGGGCTCGGCCGGTGGACGGCCACCCGTCCACCCACATCCTCAAGCCTGGCGACGACCGCTATCCCGGGATGGTCGCGAACGAGGCGTTCTGCCTGCGCATCGCACAGCAGGTCGGGCTCACCGACATCGACGTCGACGTGCTCGACATCGATGGGCAGCCGGTTCTGGCCGTGTCCCGCTACGACCGGACCCGCGAAGCTGACGGCAGCGTGCTGCGGTTGCACCAGGAGGACTTCTGTCAGGCGCTCGCGGTCGACACGGGACCGCGAGGCTCCGGCAAGTACGAGGACGCCGGAGGCCCTGCCCTGGCGGACCTCGCCGGGGTTCTCGAGACGCACAACGGCAACCCCGAGCAGACCGCAAGGCTGGCAGAGATCACGATGTTCAACGTGGCCGTCGGCAACGCCGATGCGCACGGCAAGAACCTGTCAGTCCTGCACCCCCCAGTGGGGCCACTGCGCCTGGCGCCGCTGTACGACGTGATCGCCACAGTCCTCTACCCGTCGGTGCACACCGGCGTCGGCCCTCGTCCGGTGTCCTCCGACGCCGCAATGCGCGTCAACTCCATCCGCAACATCCATCAGGTCACGGCACACGACGTGCTGGCCGAAGCGGACCGCTGGCATCGGGGCCCCGCACTCGACGGCCGGATCCGCTCGCTGCTCGAACGTCTGCCCGAAGCGGTCCAGGTTGCGGCTGAAGCCACCCCCGGAGTCTCCGGCGCCCTTGTCGAGCTGGTCTCCGCCCGTGTCGCGGCCCTCTTCTCCGACGGGATGGCCGATGCTGCACAAGCGCCAGGCTGCCACCTTCATCCCACATAG